From Sphingobium sp. B2D3C:
ATGGACCTCGTCGCTGAAACGACGCCGTTCGATCTGCCGGCGATCACGCGACTGCAATTGCTCAAGACCGGCGCGCTCATTGTTTTCTGCCTGGAAGCCGGCGCCATTTTCGCGCGGATCCCCGAGGAGCGACGCACGAGCCTGCGCGGCTATGCGCATGATGTCGGCCTCGCCTTCCAGATCGCCGACGATCTGCTCGACATCGAAGGGGACGCTGCCGTGACCGGCAAGGCCGTGGGCAAGGACGCCGCTGCTGGCAAGGCCACCTTCGCCTCATTGATGGGCGTGGAGAAGGCCCGGCAGCAGGCATCCCTGCTGGTGGCGCAGGCCAAGGACCATCTGCGCGATTTTGGCGAGGAAGCCGATCTGCTGCGCGACATTGCCGATTTCGCGATCAGCCGCAGCTATTAAGGACGCGCACATGGCTCACCGCATCGGCCTTTATCCGGGAACCTTCGACCCTATCACGCTCGGCCATATGGACATCATCCGGCGCGGATCGAAGCTGGTCGACAGGCTGGTGATCGGCGTGACGACCAATCCCAGCAAGTCGCCTTTGTTCACGCTGGACGAGCGGCTGGCGATGATCCGGCGGGAATGTGCGGGAATCGATGCGGAGATCGACGTGCGGCCCTTCGATTCGCTGCTGATCGATTATGCCCGCTCGGTCGGCGCCTCGCTGATCCTGCGCGGCCTGCGCGCCGTGGCGGACTTTGAATATGAGTATCAGATGGCCGGCATGAACCAGTATCTCGATGCCAGCATCGAGACGGTGTTCCTGATGGCCGATGTCGCGCTGCAGCCCATTGCCTCGCGCCTCGTGAAGGAAATTGCAGGGCTGGGCGGCGACATCGGCAAGTTCGTTTCGCCCGGTGTTCGCACCGATGTGATGGCCCGGCTCGGCATGAGCGTCGACGTCGGCAGAGCAGACGAGACTTGACGGGTCATCATTGGTTCAGCCATGCGACGCTAGTTGGCGGCCGGGCCCGGTTCGGCCGTGGAATGAGGATGGACGACATGCGTGTTACCCGACTGTTTGGCTCCGGCATTGCGCTTGCCGCCGCCTGCGGCCTCATGCTGGCCAGCGCCAATTCCGCGCAGGCCCAGCCGGGCGGCGGTGCGCAGGATGCCCTGGCGAAGGCCGAAATGGCGGCCCGCGCGCAAAAGGATGCCGACGCCCTGCGCGAGGACGCGGAGAAGTCCACGGACAAGCCGCTCGTCGCAATGACGCCGGTCACGCCCGAAAACACCTGGGTGCTGACCCTCTCGGACGGCGCCACCGTGCGCATCCTGCTCCGCCCGGACGTGGCCCCCGGCCATGTCGAGCGGATCAAGACGCTAACGCGGGAAGGCTTCTACAACGGCCTCAAGTTCCACCGCGTGATCGATGGCTTCATGGCGCAGGGTGGCGACCCGAAGGGTGATGGCACCGGCGGATCGCCCCTGCCGGACCTCAAGCAGGAGTTCAGCTGGCTGCCGCACATGCGCGGCACCGTCTCCATGGCGCGCGCGCAGAGCGATGACAGCGCCAACAGCCAGTTCTTCATCATGCTGATGCCGCGCATGCAGCTCGACCACAAA
This genomic window contains:
- a CDS encoding peptidylprolyl isomerase; the encoded protein is MRVTRLFGSGIALAAACGLMLASANSAQAQPGGGAQDALAKAEMAARAQKDADALREDAEKSTDKPLVAMTPVTPENTWVLTLSDGATVRILLRPDVAPGHVERIKTLTREGFYNGLKFHRVIDGFMAQGGDPKGDGTGGSPLPDLKQEFSWLPHMRGTVSMARAQSDDSANSQFFIMLMPRMQLDHKYTVVGRVIDGMAGVDQIAKGEPPAQPTTIVRAYIQSDQQAAAPAGSNTAG
- the coaD gene encoding pantetheine-phosphate adenylyltransferase; this encodes MAHRIGLYPGTFDPITLGHMDIIRRGSKLVDRLVIGVTTNPSKSPLFTLDERLAMIRRECAGIDAEIDVRPFDSLLIDYARSVGASLILRGLRAVADFEYEYQMAGMNQYLDASIETVFLMADVALQPIASRLVKEIAGLGGDIGKFVSPGVRTDVMARLGMSVDVGRADET